One Cynocephalus volans isolate mCynVol1 chromosome 5, mCynVol1.pri, whole genome shotgun sequence DNA window includes the following coding sequences:
- the LOC134379175 gene encoding UL16-binding protein 1-like, with protein MAPAAGARLVHCVLALLPLWDCPCAAPPADAHSLCYDFTVNLKPKPGQPWCEVQGQVDEKTFLYYDCGNKVKPLGPLGEKVTMTESWEEQSGTLSDVVDMLKEQLADIQLENYTTGDPLSLQVRMSCQREASGRTSGSWQFSFNGQTFLLFDPGSREWTEVHPGARSTWENDRDVTEFLVRISMGDCKRWLETFLEHWEKMLEPTAPPTTAPVTAHSKGTAITPNDRTLLVILICSILFDIPGRIL; from the exons ATGGCGCCGGCTGCGGGCGCCCGGCTCGTTCACTGCGTCCTGGCTCTGCTGCCACTGTGGGACTGTCCCTGCGCGGCCCCCCCGGCGG ACGCTCACTCCCTTTGCTATGACTTCACCGTCAATCTGAAGCCCAAACCTGGACAACCGTGGTGTGAAGTTCAAGGCCAGGTGGatgaaaagacttttctttacTATGACTGTGGCAACAAGGTCAAGCCCTTGGGTCCCCTGGGGGAGAAGGTGACTATGACAGAGTCCTGGGAAGAACAGTCTGGAACTCTGAGTGATGTGGTGGACATGCTAAAAGAGCAACTGGCTGACATTCAACTGGAGAATTACACAACCGGGG ATCCTCTCTCCCTGCAGGTCAGGATGTCCTGTCAGCGTGAAGCCAGTGGACGCACCAGCGGGTCCTGGCAGTTCAGCTTCAATGGACAGACATTCCTCCTCTTTGACCCGGGGAGCAGAGAGTGGACAGAGGTTCATCCTGGAGCCAGATCGACATGGGAAAATGACAGAGATGTGACCGAGTTCTTAGTGAGGATTTCAATGGGAGACTGCAAGAGGTGGCTTGAGACATTTTTGGAGCACTGGGAGAAAATGCTGGAGCCAACAG CACCACCCACCACAGCACCAGTCACAGCCCACTCCAAGGGCACAGCCATCACGCCCAACGACAGGACACTTCTTGTGATCCTCATCTGCTCCATCCTATTTGACATCCCAGGGAGAATCCTATAG